ttattttttatttatttatttatttttttttttcatacCTTATGGTTAGACTTAAGAAGCATCCATTTTACATTAATATCTTTAGAATAACAATAATCTTCtgaatttttaaaattacTATGATAAACACTAAGTAATCCTTTCgttttataatatactatatttctattaatGTGTACGtgtttcttctttttcgatatgtcatcattatttgtattttcggtattattatttgttcCAGCATCATAGGATTCATCACTTTGaaaattatcatcatcCTCATCGAAATTTTCATAATCATCCTCATCAAAATTGTCATCTCCATCATCAAAATTGTCATCTCCATCATCAAAATTGTCATCACCATCATCAAAATTgtcatcatcatcataagaattattatcaccatTGTAACTTCCATCTTTATCATTAATATCACCTTCTAAAATACCTTCCTCTTCAAGAGCATCattttttgatttattaaCTTTACTTATATTACCTTCCCCATTTTTTCGTTTTTTCCTCTTCTCATCGTTATTCGTCgtatcatatatattgtcTACCATTGTTTCACATTTCGATTTAAGAGGTGGAACATATGACTCATAATGCAAAATAAATACCACATTCGTATAGGATATAGCTAAAATTGAATAAGCCTTATTCACTTTGATTATGatattgttattaataTCTTCTTCTATCgatttcttttttgtttttaaagGTACCACTGATTTAAAATAATGCAATAAATCTATAGTTGTTATATTGTATGATGTAAGAATATCAAAAATGTACAATTTGTTATGATAGATAGTATAAACACAATgatcattttcatttatatctaTAGGATATAAATAGgaagatatatttttattcatcttcttcttattaatatcatCTATTGTTTTTTCATCTTCCTCTACATTACTAACATAATGAACAAAGGCACATTCTGGATATGGTTTTAATGATTTCTTTGAAGGTAATTTTGGTAATAAgtcttctttatttatatgaaatacATTTTTCATTGATCGtgaacataaatatatatctaaaCATCTTTGatataaatcaaaatatgtctttttataatattcaatatttctaatatttttaaaattttgaGGAATAAATGcatctttattattttttaaaagcTTTCTTTTTTCTGATGAACTTAACATTAATTCAGGTGGTGGGTTGTAACTATATTTATGTCCAGGTAATATATGTGGTAAACTAATCTCattgatattattaaattcatcatatattctattattccataaatcatatatataatcttcatcattttctttcttATCTTTATATCGTTCTGGATACTTTTCTTTATTCCTTAAGtaattcattatttttgatattttctttctttcaTGTATCGAGCCATTCtcttcatttttcttttgatTTATAATACCAGAAGgatataatttatattcttccttatcattttcatatatataattagCATCGTTCAAAATAGTTGCA
This is a stretch of genomic DNA from Plasmodium reichenowi strain SY57 chromosome 14, whole genome shotgun sequence. It encodes these proteins:
- a CDS encoding large subunit rRNA processing protein, putative: MNQNGEINTKNNEGKNKEQNKDGDKKKVKKLNCDKDELLENDVTKVVGEFDEEKEGNQEVKSFEKVTEKSKKKKDSKKMKNMKNMKKKKKLEKMKNLINSTNNSNNEKDENDFIETFKKKNFKNKKNIKKDKKKTKDTDYEDTVVSSEIHDVITGAGDNSNIYINEEIDESDDEYNINTLGNFDLKHYEDFDIIGYDIEGKKIYKSDENLIDDFINSQRDENHWRKIKDVKNNRVVHLTDADLQIIKSIRENKVATILNDANYIYENDKEEYKLYPSGIINQKKNEENGSIHERKKISKIMNYLRNKEKYPERYKDKKENDEDYIYDLWNNRIYDEFNNINEISLPHILPGHKYSYNPPPELMLSSSEKRKLLKNNKDAFIPQNFKNIRNIEYYKKTYFDLYQRCLDIYLCSRSMKNVFHINKEDLLPKLPSKKSLKPYPECAFVHYVSNVEEDEKTIDDINKKKMNKNISSYLYPIDINENDHCVYTIYHNKLYIFDILTSYNITTIDLLHYFKSVVPLKTKKKSIEEDINNNIIIKVNKAYSILAISYTNVVFILHYESYVPPLKSKCETMVDNIYDTTNNDEKRKKRKNGEGNISKVNKSKNDALEEEGILEGDINDKDGSYNGDNNSYDDDDNFDDGDDNFDDGDDNFDDGDDNFDEDDYENFDEDDDNFQSDESYDAGTNNNTENTNNDDISKKKKHVHINRNIVYYKTKGLLSVYHSNFKNSEDYCYSKDINVKWMLLKSNHKKIKYCVAIKHEGEIKDISWNNNGNYLSVTCMRNIGQYNDCYLHHMKSMKSIKLIKKYKQKRGNIISTMFFPRSPYFMVAFENNITIYNLKATNKKERIFKKLRGVQNITSMDVHTNESYILVSDSLGNVFIFDLDLSCNPYKKFHLQDCPLKKVQFHKSYNLFYSLGDNGKINLFYSKFFQDYITNPVLLPIKEISNESKIVDMVWSEKKPWFFTYTQNNFSVLYT